One genomic region from Streptomyces sp. NBC_00457 encodes:
- a CDS encoding MBL fold metallo-hydrolase — protein sequence MFFVDTIEVTGLGNRGYLAGGERTAVAVDPPRDVDRVIAAAARRDVRISHVVETHVHNDYVTGGPELARLTGAAYLVPAAARIAVGHTPVHDGDVLVVAAEDAMTLRALATPGHTPHHTSYVLEEHGDAVAVFTGGSLLIGTVGRPDLVEPRLTADLARAQHASVHRLAAELPDETEVLPTHGFGSFCASGTADGTATTIGKEKAANAAFTRDADTFVADLLAGLDDVPAYYAHMGPANAAGPAPVDLTPPAVAGADEIAERLAAGEWVVDLRNRVAFADGHVAGSLNFEAEGQLATYLAWLIPWGKPVTLLAESPAQLATAQRELVRVGVDRPAAAATGDPSAWVRRGETPASFPRATFAGLAAQRRTRDLVVLDVRRSSERAAGYVEGSLHIPLHTLHRRLAEVPAGEVWVHCAGGMRAAIAASLLDAAGRDVVAVDDAFAAAEQAGLTVRGCPGSEERR from the coding sequence GTGTTCTTCGTCGACACCATCGAGGTGACAGGACTCGGCAACCGCGGCTATCTGGCGGGCGGTGAACGGACGGCGGTGGCCGTCGACCCGCCGCGCGACGTGGACCGGGTGATCGCGGCGGCGGCCCGGCGCGACGTGCGGATATCCCACGTCGTCGAGACGCACGTCCACAACGACTACGTCACCGGCGGCCCGGAACTGGCCCGTCTCACCGGTGCCGCCTACCTCGTCCCGGCCGCCGCCCGGATCGCCGTCGGCCACACCCCCGTCCACGACGGGGACGTCCTGGTCGTCGCCGCCGAAGACGCCATGACCCTGCGTGCACTGGCCACGCCCGGACACACCCCGCACCACACCTCGTACGTCCTCGAAGAACACGGCGACGCCGTCGCGGTGTTCACCGGCGGTTCGCTGCTCATCGGCACCGTCGGCCGCCCCGACCTGGTCGAACCCCGCCTCACCGCGGACCTGGCCCGCGCCCAGCACGCGTCCGTCCACCGCCTCGCGGCCGAACTCCCGGACGAGACGGAGGTGTTGCCCACCCACGGCTTCGGCAGCTTCTGCGCCTCCGGCACGGCCGACGGCACCGCCACGACGATCGGCAAGGAGAAGGCGGCCAACGCGGCGTTCACGCGCGACGCCGACACCTTCGTCGCCGACCTGCTGGCCGGTCTCGACGACGTCCCCGCCTACTACGCCCACATGGGCCCCGCCAACGCCGCGGGCCCCGCACCCGTCGACCTCACCCCGCCCGCCGTGGCAGGCGCCGACGAGATCGCCGAGCGCCTGGCCGCGGGGGAGTGGGTGGTCGATCTGCGCAACCGGGTCGCCTTCGCCGACGGGCATGTCGCGGGCTCCCTGAACTTCGAGGCCGAAGGACAGCTCGCCACCTATCTGGCCTGGCTGATCCCCTGGGGCAAGCCGGTGACGCTCCTCGCCGAATCTCCCGCTCAACTGGCCACCGCCCAGCGTGAGTTGGTCCGGGTCGGCGTGGACCGCCCGGCCGCCGCGGCGACCGGCGATCCGTCGGCCTGGGTGCGCCGGGGGGAGACCCCGGCCTCGTTCCCGCGCGCCACCTTCGCCGGCCTCGCCGCACAGCGCCGGACGCGGGACCTGGTCGTACTGGACGTCCGCCGGTCCTCCGAACGCGCCGCGGGCTACGTCGAGGGCTCGCTCCACATCCCCCTGCACACCCTGCACCGACGGCTCGCTGAGGTGCCGGCGGGCGAGGTGTGGGTGCACTGCGCGGGCGGCATGCGCGCCGCCATCGCCGCCTCCCTGCTGGACGCGGCGGGCCGTGACGTCGTCGCGGTGGACGACGCGTTCGCCGCCGCGGAGCAGGCCGGACTCACCGTCCGCGGGTGTCCGGGGAGCGAGGAGCGCCGATGA
- a CDS encoding SpoIIE family protein phosphatase, whose product MVRHGGRSEVGTTRRPSGPRVQRVPGPARGANQRRGPAAALRSALSGRSVAGQVFVLQVVIVLLLVVAAVVALVLQVRHDSTIEARNRSVAVAEAFANAPGTREALDDPDPTAVLQPRAEAAREATGVDFIVVMNTDGTRYTHPFPDRIGKKFVGTLQPALAGGVVTEQIDGTIGPLVQAVVPIKDDDGKVVGLVSAGITTENVGGTANEQLPVLLAAGAAGLALATAGTALVSRRLLRQTHGLGPNEMTRMYEHHDAVLHAVREGVMIVGDEGRLLLANDEAHRLLDLPENATGRQVRDLGLTPDTADLLASGRMATDEVHRVGDRLLAVNQRPTDLQGAPAGSVATLRDSTELRALSGRAETARERLNMLYDAGVEIGTSLDVARTAEELAELAVPRFADFTTVDLFEAVLSGGQPDLGADVRRTAVSGIRKDAPLYPLGQQIRLVASSPQARAVRSGQAVLEPQLSEAPGWRAQDLERSAQVVEYGIHSLIAVPLRAGSLVLGVVTFWRSEKPEPFDADELALAEELVARAAVSIDNARRYTREHSMAVTLQRSLLPRNLPEQNALEIAYRYLPAQAGVGGDWFDVLPLSGARVALVVGDVVGHGLHAAATMGRLRTAVHNFSALDLPPDELLSLLDELVGRIDQDETVEGGSAPVTGATCLYAIYDPVSRTCTVARAGHPPPALIHPDGSVEFADVPAGPPLGLGGLPFETVDLELAEGSRLVLYTDGLVEDRERDIDVGLELLRSALEQADDSPEDTCRVVLDSRLTARSSDDIALIVARTRALDADRVAEWQVPSDPAAVADVRAEVTRRLAHWGLDELTFATELILSELVTNAIRYGGDPIHVRMLRDRTLICEVFDSSSTSPHLRYAAMTDEGGRGLFLVAQLAERWGTRYTPEGKVIWAEQPLP is encoded by the coding sequence ATGGTCCGGCATGGGGGTCGATCCGAGGTGGGGACGACCCGTCGCCCCAGTGGTCCGCGCGTGCAGCGCGTGCCCGGCCCTGCCCGTGGGGCGAACCAGCGCCGCGGGCCGGCCGCGGCGTTGCGGTCGGCGCTGAGCGGGCGCAGCGTCGCCGGGCAGGTGTTCGTCCTGCAGGTCGTCATCGTGCTGCTGCTGGTCGTGGCCGCCGTGGTGGCGCTGGTGCTGCAGGTGCGGCACGACAGCACGATCGAGGCCCGCAACCGCTCGGTCGCCGTCGCCGAGGCGTTCGCGAACGCGCCGGGCACCCGCGAGGCGCTGGACGACCCGGATCCCACGGCTGTGCTGCAGCCGCGGGCCGAGGCGGCCCGCGAGGCGACCGGGGTCGACTTCATCGTCGTCATGAACACCGACGGGACCCGCTACACCCATCCCTTCCCCGACCGCATCGGCAAGAAGTTCGTCGGCACCCTCCAGCCCGCGCTGGCCGGGGGCGTCGTGACCGAGCAGATCGACGGCACGATCGGCCCCCTGGTCCAGGCCGTGGTGCCGATCAAGGACGACGACGGGAAGGTCGTCGGGCTGGTGTCGGCGGGCATCACGACGGAGAACGTGGGCGGGACCGCGAACGAGCAACTGCCGGTCCTGCTGGCCGCCGGGGCCGCGGGGCTCGCCCTCGCCACGGCGGGTACGGCGCTGGTCAGCAGACGGCTGCTGCGGCAGACCCACGGTCTGGGCCCGAACGAGATGACCCGGATGTACGAGCATCACGACGCGGTGCTGCACGCCGTGCGCGAGGGCGTGATGATCGTCGGCGACGAGGGGCGGCTGCTGCTCGCCAACGACGAGGCGCACCGGCTCCTCGACCTGCCCGAGAACGCCACGGGGCGGCAGGTGCGCGACCTCGGCCTCACCCCCGACACCGCCGACCTGCTGGCCTCCGGCCGGATGGCCACCGACGAGGTGCACCGGGTCGGGGACCGGCTGCTCGCGGTCAACCAGCGGCCCACCGACCTGCAGGGGGCACCGGCCGGCAGCGTGGCCACACTCCGCGACTCGACCGAGCTGCGGGCCCTGTCCGGCCGGGCCGAGACAGCACGCGAACGGCTCAACATGCTGTACGACGCCGGGGTGGAGATCGGTACCAGCCTGGACGTGGCCCGTACCGCCGAGGAACTGGCGGAGCTGGCGGTACCGCGGTTCGCGGACTTCACCACCGTGGACCTGTTCGAGGCGGTGCTGAGCGGCGGGCAGCCGGACCTGGGCGCCGATGTGCGCCGTACGGCGGTCAGCGGGATCCGCAAGGACGCTCCGCTCTACCCGCTGGGCCAGCAGATCCGGCTGGTGGCCTCGTCGCCCCAGGCCCGTGCCGTGCGCTCCGGCCAGGCCGTCCTCGAACCGCAGCTGAGCGAGGCGCCGGGCTGGCGGGCCCAGGACCTGGAGCGGTCCGCGCAGGTCGTGGAGTACGGCATCCACTCGCTGATCGCGGTGCCGCTGCGCGCGGGCTCCCTGGTGCTGGGTGTGGTCACCTTCTGGCGTTCCGAGAAGCCGGAGCCCTTCGACGCGGACGAACTCGCCCTCGCCGAGGAGCTGGTGGCGCGGGCGGCCGTGTCCATCGACAACGCCCGCCGCTATACGCGCGAGCACAGCATGGCGGTGACGCTGCAACGCAGTCTGCTGCCCCGCAATCTGCCCGAGCAGAACGCCCTGGAGATCGCCTACCGGTATCTGCCCGCCCAGGCGGGCGTGGGCGGGGACTGGTTCGACGTGCTGCCGCTGTCCGGCGCCCGGGTCGCCCTCGTCGTGGGCGATGTGGTCGGCCATGGACTGCATGCCGCGGCCACCATGGGGCGGCTGCGCACGGCCGTGCACAACTTCTCCGCACTGGACCTGCCGCCCGACGAACTCCTGTCCCTGCTGGACGAGTTGGTCGGCCGCATCGACCAGGACGAGACGGTGGAGGGCGGCAGCGCTCCGGTCACCGGCGCGACCTGTCTGTACGCGATCTACGACCCGGTCTCCCGCACCTGCACCGTCGCCCGCGCCGGGCACCCCCCGCCGGCTCTCATCCACCCGGACGGCAGCGTCGAGTTCGCCGACGTCCCGGCCGGTCCCCCGCTGGGCCTCGGCGGTCTGCCGTTCGAGACGGTCGACCTCGAACTGGCCGAGGGCAGCCGGCTCGTCCTGTACACGGACGGTCTCGTCGAGGACCGGGAGCGGGACATCGACGTCGGTCTGGAGCTGTTGCGTTCCGCGCTGGAGCAGGCCGACGACTCGCCCGAGGACACCTGCCGGGTCGTCCTCGACTCCCGGCTCACGGCCCGGTCGAGCGACGACATCGCCCTGATCGTGGCGCGCACCCGGGCGCTGGACGCCGACCGGGTCGCCGAGTGGCAGGTGCCGTCCGACCCGGCGGCCGTCGCGGACGTACGGGCCGAGGTCACACGCCGGTTGGCGCACTGGGGGCTGGACGAGCTGACGTTCGCCACGGAGCTGATCCTGAGCGAGCTGGTGACCAACGCGATCCGGTACGGCGGCGACCCCATCCACGTCAGGATGCTGCGCGACCGCACCCTGATCTGCGAGGTCTTCGACAGCAGCAGCACCTCTCCGCATCTGCGCTATGCCGCGATGACGGACGAGGGCGGGCGGGGCCTGTTCCTCGTCGCCCAGCTCGCCGAGCGCTGGGGTACGCGCTACACGCCCGAGGGCAAGGTCATCTGGGCGGAACAGCCACTGCCGTGA
- a CDS encoding chitosanase — MRHPTRRTLLAVIGVSATAIPLLNAPYAGAVRAPGLDDPAKKEIAMKLVSSAENSSLDWKAQYQYIEDIGDGRGYTAGIVGFCSGTGDMLDLVELYADRKPGNVLARYLPALREVNGSDSHEGLDPDYPRDWRRAAQDSAFQQAQNDERDRVYFNPAVRQGKADGLRVLGQFAYYDALVMHGNGSDSASFGSIRNRALRSARPPAQGGDEVTYLDAFLDARVWAMKQEEAHSDTSRVDTAQRVFLREGNLDLDPPLNWKVYGDSYHID; from the coding sequence GTGAGGCACCCCACTCGCCGCACCCTGCTCGCCGTGATCGGCGTGTCGGCCACCGCGATCCCCCTGCTCAACGCCCCGTACGCCGGCGCCGTGCGCGCGCCCGGACTCGACGACCCGGCGAAGAAGGAGATCGCCATGAAGCTCGTGTCGAGCGCGGAGAACTCCTCGCTCGACTGGAAGGCGCAGTACCAGTACATCGAGGACATCGGTGACGGCCGCGGCTACACCGCCGGGATCGTCGGCTTCTGCTCCGGCACCGGCGACATGCTCGACCTGGTGGAGCTCTACGCCGACCGCAAGCCCGGCAACGTGCTGGCCCGGTACCTGCCCGCACTGCGCGAGGTCAACGGCTCCGACTCGCACGAGGGCCTCGACCCGGACTACCCCCGGGACTGGCGCCGGGCCGCACAGGACAGCGCTTTCCAGCAGGCGCAGAACGACGAACGCGACCGGGTGTACTTCAACCCGGCCGTACGGCAGGGCAAGGCGGACGGGCTGCGCGTGCTCGGTCAGTTCGCGTACTACGACGCCCTGGTCATGCACGGCAACGGCTCAGACAGCGCCAGTTTCGGGAGCATCCGCAACCGAGCCCTGCGGAGCGCACGGCCGCCGGCGCAGGGCGGCGACGAGGTGACGTACCTGGACGCCTTCCTCGACGCCCGGGTGTGGGCGATGAAGCAGGAGGAGGCGCACAGCGACACCAGCCGGGTCGACACGGCCCAGCGGGTCTTCCTGCGCGAGGGCAACCTGGACCTCGACCCGCCGCTGAACTGGAAGGTCTACGGGGACAGTTACCACATCGACTGA
- a CDS encoding SpoIIE family protein phosphatase, whose protein sequence is MTRSAEDTYRMPGRLAALLADASTEAVDAAGGRAGGVYLRSSTPGLLRLAVLSGLPGQLFRPWWRMHVDRPFPVADAYRLGVQVILPNATETMRRYPQFAAGLPFPFGSLYVPVVAAAGSAGSSGVYGVLTVLRTTAPDATELLPARDRLTRIAEELGADLRGLEAGAVPPVVWDGEPLCVRPPSASPATGRTARFAWDPTTGAVETDERLHALLRESDAAPSVQDLADAVAAPADAPRVLAALRETASGRPPSLPLYVRAEDGALRLMELWTAYDTPAEHPDPYRVRGVVLDPGPGAAADTAADLLPDGVFCLDRLGLVVYVNPRAERLLRRSREELLGRSLWEAVPWMNQPACEDHLRSALLAPDPVHCHVRRPADDGGEFEGDWLALSVYPGPDHLTCTLQPAGRITDSPAGRASASGDPSMAPLYRPIVLAIALTEAVTARQVSAVVMRELLPAFGGRRLAIYLLQERHLYLAWETGFPPGFLAPFEGVALDAHLPGVETLTSGRPLFFDSMQDLAATYPDIPLDATEGARAFLPLIASGRPVGSCILGFDRPRSFSSEERTVLTALAGLIANAMEKAQRYESEAALARGLQQALLPRRLSAHPRVETAGRYLPGTQGMEVGGDWYDVVEAGDGLALVIGDVQGHGVQAAATMGQLRSAVRAFALGGRPPDEVMSGTNRLLIDLDPGQFASCCYIRLDPATGAVQAARAGHPPPLLRDPDGSTHVLHLPGGVVLGVDPHADYPVTDLRLEPGAVLALYTDGLVERPGADIDVGITELRVALAKSGTPGGLPLTGIADRLTARARHARDRPDDIALLLATRRSARPRP, encoded by the coding sequence ATGACTCGGAGCGCCGAGGACACGTACCGGATGCCCGGACGGCTCGCCGCGCTGCTGGCCGACGCCTCGACGGAGGCGGTCGACGCGGCCGGCGGTCGCGCCGGCGGGGTCTATCTGCGCTCCAGCACGCCCGGGCTGCTGCGCCTGGCGGTGCTCTCCGGCCTGCCCGGACAGCTGTTCCGCCCGTGGTGGCGCATGCACGTCGACCGCCCGTTCCCCGTCGCCGACGCCTATCGGCTCGGCGTGCAGGTGATCCTGCCGAACGCCACGGAGACGATGCGCCGCTACCCCCAGTTCGCGGCCGGGCTGCCGTTCCCGTTCGGCTCGCTGTACGTGCCCGTCGTGGCGGCGGCCGGATCCGCCGGCTCGTCAGGGGTGTACGGCGTCCTGACCGTCCTGCGCACCACCGCCCCGGACGCCACCGAACTGCTTCCCGCCCGCGACCGCCTCACCCGGATCGCCGAGGAGCTGGGGGCGGACCTGCGGGGCCTGGAGGCCGGGGCCGTCCCGCCGGTCGTCTGGGACGGTGAGCCGCTGTGCGTACGGCCGCCGAGCGCGTCCCCGGCCACGGGCCGTACCGCCCGGTTCGCCTGGGACCCGACGACCGGGGCCGTGGAGACGGACGAGCGTCTGCACGCCCTGCTGCGCGAGTCGGACGCCGCCCCGTCCGTGCAGGACCTCGCCGACGCGGTGGCCGCACCGGCCGACGCGCCCCGCGTGCTGGCGGCGCTGCGGGAGACGGCCTCCGGCAGACCTCCGTCGCTGCCGCTGTACGTGCGGGCCGAGGACGGGGCGCTGCGGCTGATGGAGCTCTGGACGGCGTACGACACACCGGCCGAGCACCCGGACCCGTACCGGGTGCGAGGCGTCGTACTGGATCCGGGCCCCGGCGCCGCGGCGGACACGGCCGCCGACCTCCTGCCGGACGGCGTGTTCTGCCTGGACCGGCTCGGGCTGGTGGTGTACGTCAATCCGCGGGCCGAGCGGTTGCTGCGCCGGTCGCGGGAGGAACTGCTGGGCCGCTCCCTGTGGGAGGCCGTGCCCTGGATGAACCAGCCTGCCTGCGAGGACCATCTGCGCAGCGCCCTGCTGGCACCGGATCCGGTGCACTGCCACGTCCGACGCCCCGCGGACGACGGCGGGGAGTTCGAGGGCGACTGGCTCGCCCTGTCGGTGTATCCGGGCCCGGACCACCTGACCTGCACCCTCCAGCCGGCCGGGCGGATCACGGACTCGCCGGCCGGGCGCGCCTCGGCGTCCGGCGACCCGTCCATGGCGCCGCTGTACCGGCCCATCGTCCTTGCCATCGCGCTGACGGAGGCGGTCACCGCCCGCCAGGTGTCCGCGGTGGTGATGCGGGAGCTGCTGCCCGCGTTCGGTGGCCGCCGGCTCGCCATCTACCTGCTCCAGGAGCGGCACCTGTACCTGGCCTGGGAAACCGGCTTCCCGCCGGGGTTCCTGGCCCCGTTCGAGGGAGTGGCCCTGGACGCGCACCTGCCCGGTGTGGAGACGCTGACCTCGGGCCGGCCGCTGTTCTTCGACTCGATGCAGGATCTGGCCGCCACGTACCCGGACATCCCGCTCGACGCCACGGAAGGGGCCCGCGCCTTCCTGCCGTTGATCGCCTCCGGCCGCCCGGTCGGCTCCTGCATCCTCGGCTTCGACCGCCCCCGCAGCTTCAGCTCCGAGGAGCGGACGGTGCTCACCGCGCTCGCCGGGCTGATCGCGAACGCCATGGAGAAGGCCCAGCGCTACGAGAGCGAGGCGGCCCTCGCCCGCGGACTGCAGCAGGCCCTCCTCCCCCGGCGTCTGTCGGCGCATCCGCGGGTGGAGACGGCGGGGCGCTATCTGCCGGGGACGCAGGGCATGGAGGTGGGCGGCGACTGGTACGACGTCGTGGAGGCCGGGGACGGGCTCGCCCTGGTCATCGGGGACGTCCAGGGACACGGGGTGCAGGCGGCGGCCACGATGGGGCAACTGCGCAGCGCCGTACGGGCGTTCGCGCTCGGCGGGCGTCCACCGGACGAGGTCATGAGCGGCACCAACCGGCTGCTGATCGACCTCGATCCGGGACAGTTCGCGAGCTGCTGCTACATCCGCCTGGACCCGGCGACCGGTGCCGTCCAAGCGGCTCGCGCGGGACATCCGCCGCCGCTGCTGCGTGACCCGGACGGCAGCACACACGTCCTGCATCTGCCCGGCGGTGTCGTGCTCGGCGTCGACCCGCACGCCGACTACCCGGTCACGGACCTGCGGCTGGAACCGGGCGCCGTCCTCGCGCTCTACACGGACGGCCTGGTCGAGCGGCCCGGCGCCGACATCGACGTCGGCATCACGGAACTACGCGTGGCCCTCGCCAAGTCGGGCACGCCGGGCGGCCTGCCGCTGACGGGCATCGCCGACCGGCTCACCGCGCGGGCCCGGCACGCCCGCGACCGCCCGGACGACATCGCGCTGCTGCTGGCCACGCGCCGGTCCGCACGCCCACGCCCGTGA
- a CDS encoding PP2C family protein-serine/threonine phosphatase, with amino-acid sequence MAAIGTTLDERRTGAELAAFLAEVLCDSVAVDLFPQDREPDAAPGSLRPVAAAGRRDLLDDLRRTPRGEVLVRALDEGRPLTASFTRAGGNRLAALSVPLLAWDRAFGVVLAVRADRVFTDDEAAVAHYAARLAAAHLHHAAEHHAARKTVLDLQEVLRLAPSQPHPNLDMATRYLPAGSGALVGGDWYETVRLHYGRTLLVIGDVMGHGLDAAVDMNAYRSMLRYVASTDLPPHRILRRMDTSMSEDGNRRPATCLLALLDPARGTVAFSSAGHLPPAVFHRDGTGELIELPVGPPLGTGFSDYESATVPLTPDDTLLMFTDGLVERRDEDIDTSLARLARLHVKPDLDVSHLLDEVLDHLRADAADDDVAALAARLRHRVR; translated from the coding sequence GTGGCCGCCATCGGCACGACTCTCGACGAACGCAGGACGGGCGCCGAACTGGCTGCCTTCCTCGCCGAGGTGCTCTGTGACTCCGTGGCCGTCGACCTGTTCCCGCAGGACCGGGAGCCGGACGCCGCGCCGGGTTCCCTGCGGCCCGTGGCGGCGGCGGGCCGGCGCGATCTGCTGGACGACCTGCGCCGGACCCCGCGCGGCGAGGTCCTGGTCCGGGCCCTGGACGAGGGCCGCCCCCTCACCGCGTCGTTCACCCGGGCGGGCGGCAACCGGCTGGCCGCGCTGTCCGTGCCGCTCCTGGCCTGGGACCGGGCCTTCGGAGTGGTCCTCGCCGTCCGCGCTGACCGTGTCTTCACCGACGACGAGGCGGCCGTGGCCCACTACGCCGCCCGCCTGGCCGCCGCTCACCTCCACCACGCCGCCGAGCACCACGCGGCCCGCAAGACCGTCCTCGATCTGCAGGAGGTCCTGCGCCTCGCCCCCAGCCAGCCGCACCCGAACCTGGACATGGCCACCCGCTACCTCCCCGCCGGCAGCGGCGCTCTCGTGGGCGGCGACTGGTACGAGACGGTACGGCTGCACTACGGCCGCACCCTCCTCGTCATCGGCGACGTCATGGGCCACGGCCTGGACGCCGCCGTCGACATGAACGCCTACCGGTCGATGCTGCGCTACGTCGCCTCCACCGATCTGCCCCCGCACCGGATCCTGCGCCGGATGGACACCTCGATGTCCGAGGACGGCAACCGCAGGCCCGCGACCTGTCTGCTGGCCCTCCTGGACCCCGCGCGCGGGACCGTCGCCTTCTCCAGCGCGGGCCATCTGCCGCCCGCCGTCTTCCACCGGGACGGCACCGGCGAGCTGATCGAGCTACCCGTCGGGCCTCCCCTCGGTACCGGCTTCTCCGACTACGAATCGGCGACCGTGCCGCTCACCCCCGACGACACCCTGCTGATGTTCACCGACGGTCTCGTCGAACGCCGCGACGAGGACATCGACACCTCCCTCGCCCGGCTGGCCCGCCTTCATGTGAAGCCCGATCTCGACGTCTCCCACCTGCTGGACGAGGTCCTCGATCACCTGCGCGCCGACGCGGCGGACGACGACGTCGCCGCGCTGGCGGCACGCCTGCGACACCGGGTCAGGTGA
- a CDS encoding rhodanese-like domain-containing protein encodes MSRLRYGPGRITAAEAAHRTHPAATATSVLLDVRERDEWQAGHAPWALHLPLSTLSSEIRLPPEARDRHLVVICRSGNRSRQAAELLTAQGADAVDVIGGMRDWATAGLPVIDQHGEEGAVT; translated from the coding sequence ATGAGTCGACTCCGGTACGGGCCCGGCCGGATCACCGCCGCCGAGGCCGCCCACCGCACCCACCCCGCCGCCACCGCGACGTCCGTACTGCTCGACGTACGGGAAAGAGACGAATGGCAGGCGGGCCATGCCCCCTGGGCGCTCCACCTGCCCCTGTCCACGCTGAGTTCAGAGATACGACTGCCTCCCGAGGCCCGGGACAGGCATCTGGTCGTCATCTGCCGCTCGGGCAACCGCTCCCGGCAGGCCGCCGAACTGCTCACCGCACAGGGCGCCGACGCCGTCGACGTGATCGGCGGCATGCGGGACTGGGCGACGGCCGGCCTGCCCGTGATCGACCAGCACGGCGAGGAAGGCGCCGTCACGTGA
- a CDS encoding sulfite exporter TauE/SafE family protein produces the protein MSALILALCAGAVTGLALGALGGGGSVLTVPALIYLLHFTPAAATTASLAIVAVTSATALTAYARDGHVHWRTGLLFAAAGSGPAMLGGAVAGRLPDAALTAAFGVLASVAAVRMLRGPGPTEAGQAVLAGRPTRPGRSSVRLDRRTRARESFRPDGQADVERSVSLDPTADGELPGRPTDSGPPDRPARQTDTRQPVGPGRAAAAGAGLGAVTGVLGVGGGFLAVPALTGLLGLRMRAAVGTSLLVITVNSLAALAWRAGTVDALDWAAVGPFAGAAVLGAWDGRRLAAKASARALHRTFALALLAVAAFMLIDSVF, from the coding sequence GTGAGTGCCCTGATCCTCGCCCTGTGCGCCGGGGCTGTGACCGGTCTGGCGCTCGGGGCGCTCGGAGGCGGCGGCAGCGTACTGACCGTCCCCGCCCTGATCTACCTGCTCCACTTCACCCCGGCCGCGGCCACCACCGCGAGCCTGGCCATCGTCGCCGTCACCTCCGCCACCGCGCTGACCGCGTACGCCCGCGACGGCCACGTCCACTGGCGTACGGGGCTGCTGTTCGCGGCGGCGGGCAGCGGACCGGCGATGCTGGGCGGTGCGGTGGCGGGGCGACTGCCGGATGCCGCGCTGACGGCCGCCTTCGGCGTGCTCGCGTCCGTGGCGGCGGTACGGATGCTGCGGGGGCCGGGGCCGACGGAGGCCGGACAGGCTGTCCTGGCGGGCCGGCCGACGCGTCCCGGACGGTCGTCTGTCCGGCTGGATCGGCGAACGCGCGCCAGGGAATCGTTCCGACCGGACGGACAGGCGGACGTGGAACGGTCTGTCTCCCTCGACCCCACCGCGGATGGCGAACTGCCCGGCCGGCCGACTGACTCCGGGCCCCCGGACCGCCCTGCTCGGCAGACGGACACCCGGCAGCCCGTCGGCCCCGGTCGTGCGGCCGCCGCGGGTGCCGGGCTCGGCGCGGTCACCGGGGTGCTCGGAGTCGGCGGCGGCTTCCTCGCCGTACCCGCGCTGACCGGTCTTCTCGGGCTGCGGATGCGCGCGGCGGTGGGTACCAGCCTTCTGGTGATCACGGTCAACTCGCTGGCCGCGCTGGCCTGGCGGGCCGGCACGGTGGACGCCCTGGACTGGGCCGCCGTAGGGCCCTTCGCCGGGGCCGCCGTCCTCGGCGCCTGGGACGGCCGGCGGCTGGCCGCGAAGGCCTCCGCCCGCGCCCTTCACCGGACGTTCGCCCTGGCACTCCTGGCCGTGGCAGCCTTCATGTTGATCGATTCCGTATTCTGA